The sequence CCGCAGCTGTTGCGCCAAATGCAGTTAATGCTAATAGCGTCACTAACGTCGTTTTCTTCATAATGATTACTCATGTCTGTTTCGATGAGCTCAGTATGTAGACACTTCATGATATACTCCAATCGATTATATGAAATCAAGATATACAGTTTGGGTATATCTAAACGACTTCTCAAGCCTGGAGTGCAGTAATCATGATGAGTAACCGCTTTAAACGATTAGACCTTAATTTACTTAAGGTATTGAAAGTATTAATTGAGGTAAAAAATACTCGAAAGGCTTCAGAGCTTCTGTTTACAAGCCAACCCTCTATCAGTCGGTCACTACAAAAGCTACGTGAGTACTTTGACGATGAGTTGTTTATTCGCTCCCAACACGGCTTAGAACCCACTTCTAAATTGCTTGAAATTAAGCAGACCTTGTTACCGGTGTTGTTGCAGTTAGAACAAGTACTTGAACCAAAGTCTGAGTTTGATGTTGCTCAGTTTGATGGCACTGTGAACATCGCCATTAATGGCTTTATTGCTAACAGCATCTCGGCAAAGCTAACTCAGATATTGTTAGCGCAAGCTCCTAAGGTCAAAGTGAATATTGTGGATTGGGGCGCGAATACTCTGGATTTACTCACCTCTGGTGAGGTTGATTTAGGTGTCAATTATTACCCATTAGAATTATCCAAACAGGTATACCAGAAACGTATCGCAAGCGATGATTTTGTCTTGGTATGCCGCACTGGGCATCCACTTGCCAACACGCTTTTGCAAAGTGACCAGCAAGAAACCTTGCAATTAGCGAGCTTGGTGGTCAGTGATTGGAACGACAATATTGCGTTAGCACCGAACGTGTTAGCCGATGTTGGCATCAATACTGAGGTAAAAATACGTTCGACTTACTTACACAGCTTATTATCTATAGTGAAGCAGAGCGACGTATTATTCCCATGCTCAAAGCTACTGGCCAATTCGCTTTCAAATGAATTTTCTTTTGTGCAGTTTCCTCACATGCCCAACATGCCAAATGGCGATATTGGCATGACTATCGGGCGTAAACATCGCAATCAACCGAAGATGCGCTGGTTGGAATCGTGTATCGAAGAGGTGTTCAAAGAGTAGTTATATGTAGTTCTGAAAAGTAGAAACAAACAAGCATGACCCTTACTGGTGATTGGCCTCTGTCATCGCCGTTTCAATCAAATCCAGCAACCATTTATATTTAGCTGAGTGCTGGTTTTTCTTATGAAAATAAGCGAA is a genomic window of Vibrio crassostreae containing:
- a CDS encoding LysR family transcriptional regulator — encoded protein: MMSNRFKRLDLNLLKVLKVLIEVKNTRKASELLFTSQPSISRSLQKLREYFDDELFIRSQHGLEPTSKLLEIKQTLLPVLLQLEQVLEPKSEFDVAQFDGTVNIAINGFIANSISAKLTQILLAQAPKVKVNIVDWGANTLDLLTSGEVDLGVNYYPLELSKQVYQKRIASDDFVLVCRTGHPLANTLLQSDQQETLQLASLVVSDWNDNIALAPNVLADVGINTEVKIRSTYLHSLLSIVKQSDVLFPCSKLLANSLSNEFSFVQFPHMPNMPNGDIGMTIGRKHRNQPKMRWLESCIEEVFKE